A window of the Aspergillus flavus chromosome 6, complete sequence genome harbors these coding sequences:
- a CDS encoding putative oxidoreductase encodes MSTPIFPVIDYSRIISSNPMIAAQEKDKLFQSFKDVGFIYLKGFNFPPEFIDTLFSHLHKFFSLPEEQKLAIEGGEKQAFRGWFAPARTAKNPEKADQKEAFGLGNDKDETRPNRWPSNWPEFRRDFTTFYEECYKMHLELLRALTEKVGLDRESLIPSVKAKDCYSALLHYYETSLESFDTRVRSAPHTDFGTLTLLFNDSNGGLQVKNQEGQWVDAPPMRGHAIVNVGDLLSRWFNGQLKSTQHRVIQPPAETRETENGTTTVIPSRYAIAWFGHPNRDAVVEPLKECVTAEWTQKFKAVVAGKHVKERMARLLEHGYLPEKWTDDMHRKPIAV; translated from the exons ATGTCTACTCCAATCTTCCCCGTCATCGACTACTCTcgcatcatctcctccaaccctATGATCGCAGCccaagagaaagacaagCTGTTCCAATCCTTCAAAGACGTCGGCTTTATCTACCTCAAGGGCTTCAACTTTCCCCCAGAGTTCATCGACaccctcttctcccatctccacaagttcttctctctcccgGAGGAACAGAAGCTCGCCATCGAGGGCGGCGAAAAACAAGCCTTCCGCGGCTGGTTCGCTCCCGCTCGTACAGCCAAGAACCCCGAGAAAGCCGACCAGAAAGAAGCATTCGGTTTGGGAAATGACAAGGATGAAACGAGGCCAAACCGCTGGCCGAGCAACTGGCCTGAGTTCCGCCGTGACTTCACAACTTTCTACGAGGAGTGCTACAAGATGCATCTAGAGTTGCTGCGCGCATTGACGGAGAAAGTTGGCCTGGACCGCGAGTCTCTCATCCCTTCCGTCAAAGCCAAGGACTGCTACAGTGCCTTGTTACACTACTACGAGACTTCGTTGGAGAGCTTTGATACTCGCGTGCGTTCTGCGCCGCATACCGACTTCGGAACCCTGACCTTGCTGTTCAATGATAGCAATGGCGGCCTGCAAGTGAAGAATCAGGAAGGACAATGGGTCGATGCGCCTCCCATGCGCGGTCATGCCATCGTTAATG TGGGCGACCTCCTCTCTCGCTGGTTCAACGGTCAATTAAAATCCACTCAACACCGGGTCATTCAGCCTCCAGCGGAGACCCGCGAGACTGAAAATGGTACAACCACTGTCATACCTTCAAGATATGCCATTGCCTGGTTTGGCCACCCCAACCGCGACGCAGTCGTCGAGCCTCTGAAGGAATGCGTTACCGCTGAGTGGACGCAGAAGTTCAAGGCAGTGGTCGCTGGGAAGCATGTCAAGGAGCGCATGGCTCGACTATTGGAGCACGGCTATTTGCCTGAGAAGTGGACCGATGATATGCACCGCAAGCCTATTGCTGTTTGA